Genomic window (Bradyrhizobium sp. 186):
GCCAAGATGAGCGACATCAAGGAAGTCGGCCGGATCGGTGTCAAGTCGCTGATCTACTTCGAGGTCGTCTCGACGCTGGCCTTGGTGATCGGCCTGGTCGTCGTCAACGTGATCAAGCCAGGCGTTGGCATGAACATCGACGCCAGCCACATCGATGCGGGATCGATCTCGGCCTACGTAAAAGCCGCCGACGGCAACCACGGTTTCGTACAGTTTCTACTCGACATCATCCCGACCACGATCGTCGACGCCTTCGCCAAGGGAATGATGCTGCAGGTCATCTTGGTTTCGGTGCTGATCGGCATCGCCATGGTTCAACTCGGCGACTACGGCAAGCCGCTGGTGAACGTGATCGACATCCTACTGCACGCCCTGTTCCGGGTCGTGGCAATGGTGATGCGCCTCGCCCCGCTGGGAGCCGGGGCGGGGGTCGCGTTTACGATCGGGAAGTACGGGATCGCGACGCTCTGGTCGCTCGGCTATCTGATGCTCGGTGTCTACGTCACCACCATTCTCTTCGTCGTCGTGGTGCTCGGCGGCATCGCGACGTGGACCGGTTTTTCGCTGCCGCAGTTCTTCCGTTACTTCAAGGACGAGATCCTCATAGTACTGGGCACCTGCTCGACCGAAGCGGTGATGCCGCAAATGCTGGTCAAGCTCGAGCGGCTCGGTTGCGACAAGACCGTCGTCGGCATGGTGCTGCCCACCGGCTACACGTTCAATGCCGACGGCACGTCGATCTACCTTTCCATGGCCGCCATCTTCGTCGCCCAGGCGACGAACACCGATCTTTCCTTCGGCGACCAGATCGTTCTGCTGGGCGTGCTTCTCCTGACGTCGAAGGGATCCGCTGGCGTCGCTGGCGCCGGCTTCGTGACGCTCGCCGCGACCCTCTCTTCGATCCACACCGTTCCCGTAGCCGGGCTCGTTCTACTGCTCGGCGTCGATCGCTTCATGAAC
Coding sequences:
- the dctA gene encoding C4-dicarboxylate transporter DctA — encoded protein: MRKAPSFGFLSELYVQVLLAILLGALVGYFWPQVGTSLQPLADGFIKLIKMLLSPIIFGTVVVGIAKMSDIKEVGRIGVKSLIYFEVVSTLALVIGLVVVNVIKPGVGMNIDASHIDAGSISAYVKAADGNHGFVQFLLDIIPTTIVDAFAKGMMLQVILVSVLIGIAMVQLGDYGKPLVNVIDILLHALFRVVAMVMRLAPLGAGAGVAFTIGKYGIATLWSLGYLMLGVYVTTILFVVVVLGGIATWTGFSLPQFFRYFKDEILIVLGTCSTEAVMPQMLVKLERLGCDKTVVGMVLPTGYTFNADGTSIYLSMAAIFVAQATNTDLSFGDQIVLLGVLLLTSKGSAGVAGAGFVTLAATLSSIHTVPVAGLVLLLGVDRFMNEARAVTNLIGNGVATIAIAKWDGAFDQKQAAEAMRLHGKEPITAEYELPETTH